The genomic segment GTATGGCTTGACCGTAATGAAGATGGGCTGCAAGATGCAGCGGAAACAGGCATCAATGGCATTATCGTTAAGCTTTATGACGATGCAAACCATGTATTGGCTGAGACCGTGACGCATGATGAAAATGGCAAGCCAGGATTTTATTTGTTTGCTGGACTGCCGCAAGGCGATTATCATGTCCAGTTCATCATTCCGGCAGAATACGGCGTAACGAAGCCGGAAGCTGGAGCGGCAGATGTGGATTCCAACAAAACGGATGGCCAAGGCATAACCGAGGTCATTACGATTGGACCAGCAGGCTGGAATGATCTGACGATTGATTTGGGTCTTGTTCCACGCGGCGAAATCGGGAATTATGTATGGCTCGACCGCAACCGTGATGGCTTGCAGAACGAAGATGAGAAAGACGGAATTAATGGCATTGTAGTGAAGCTGTATAAAGGCAGCAGCACAGGTACGCCTGTAGCTGAAACTACAACAGCGAATGATGAAAGCGGCAAGCCGGGTTATTATTTGTTCGATAATTTGCTTGCAGGCGAATATTATGTTCAATTCGTTTTGCCAAGCGATTATGTGAAAACAAGCGCGGAGCAAGGAGCGAACGCAGCTCTTGATTCCAACGCAACGGATGCAGACGGCATAACAGCCAAAATCGTGATTAATGAAACGGCTGGCTGGGTTGATCATACGATTGACCTTGGCGTAGTTGCCAAAGGGGTTATTGGCAATTATGTATGGTTTGACCGTAATGACAACGGCAAGCAAGATGAACTGGCTGCGGACGGACAAAATGGCGTTACCGTACAGCTTTTTGATCAAAACAAAGTACAAATTGGAGAAACTACTACGGCAAATGATGCGAGTGGAAATCCTGGTTACTATTTGTTTGATCAATTGCCAGGCGGACAATATTTTGTGAAATTTATTGTGCCAGTCGGGTATATTGTAACGAAGGCTGAGGCAGACGGTGTTTCTGCTGAGGAAGATTCAAACAAACAGGTAGATGAATACACAGAAATTATCGTTATTGGTGAAGGAGCGCCTCGTGGCTGGGAAGACTTGACGATTGACCTTGGACTTATTTATAAGCCAACTAGTCCAGGTGGCAATTCAGGCAACCCATCAGTACCAACGCCGACACCTACACCGACGCCAACAGTGACACCGTCTCCTACACCGACTCCTGTTGTAACGGAGACGCCAACAGCGACACCGACGCCGGTTGTACCAAGTCCTGAGCAGTCAGGCACACCGACACCAGCGCCAACAGCGACTCCTGTCGTAGAGAAAGATAAGACACAGGAAAATACGCCAGTTGAAGGTAAAGTTGACGTGCCAAAAGGTGGAAATGTGGACGTTGGCAAGCAACCGGAGCATGGACAAGTAACGGTTGACGACAATGGAAAATGGGTATATACGCCTGATCCAGGCTATACAGGCAAAGATGATTTCTCCATTATTGTAAAAGATACTGACGGCAACGAAGAGGAAATTTTGTTTGAAATTGATGTGGATGAAATCCCGCTCGGGGTAGTGGAGGATTCGGATGAAGATGGAGCTGGAAATAAGCCAGCACCGAATAACCAAGGCACACTTCCGAAGACAGGTGAGTCCAGTCAATTGCCAATTCAGCTCGCAGGTGCTGCATTAATTGCCCTCGGAGCTATATTGCTTAGAAAAAAACGCTCACGTCCTTAAGCGTAATGTAGCAAGCTTTATAAGAGTAGAAAAATTTTGATACGGTACGCATTCTACTCTACACACATGGCCTCCAAAACGAAGATTTTACATTCGTTTTGGAGGTTTTTTTATAGAAGCGTGCAGCCTGTAGAGAAACTGTAGAGCCAGGCTCTGCATAATAGAGAAGCCTATTCCGTTTAGTTAAGAAACATATAAGCAGAGGGAGTTGAGAATTTGCGTAAAATCGCAATAACATTGGTAGCGCTTGGAGTGCTGCTGCTCATTTATCCGCAGTGGAATGAATGGATGGCAGATCGGGAGCAAGAGAAGCTGCTAAAAGAAGCGCTGCTGCTCATGGATACGCCCGAGCCTGTAAATACGGGGGCCGCACAAAGCTACGCACAGCTGAATGATATGCTAAATGCAGGAGAAGAAGCCGAGGATGAAGCAGCTTCCCTATTAAACGATTTTCAAAATGGCAAGCCCATTGCAACGATTACGATAGATCGTATTGATGTTTTATTACCGATTTTAGATGGCGCTACTAAGGCGAATATGAAGCATGCAGCTGTACATATGCGAGAGACCGCTATTTTTGGGGAGGAGGGCAATGCAGCTGTAGCAGCACATCGTGCCCATACAACCGGAAGGTTATTTAATCGGCTGAATGAAGTGGAAATTGGCGATGATATTGTTGTGCAGACGAGCACTGCCAAATTTATTTATAAAGTGTACGAGACGTTAATTGTGGAGCCAACCGAATTATCAGTTTTAGATAGTGTCCCGGGAGAAAATATACTTACACTCATTACCTGTGATCCGCTCATTAATCCGACGCATAGGCTAATTGTACACGCCCGTCAAATAGAGACACTTTAGAGGAACTCGATTAATTAATAGGAAAGAAAAAGCAAGGAGTAACTCTCAATCCACGGAATAAATGGACGAAGTAGAACTCCTTGCCTTTTGGCTTTATGGCTTAGCTTGATTAATATTGCCGTATTTTTCTTTGGGGAGCTTGCTTCTGCCTTCTCGGAAGACAAAAAATCCATTTTTGCCTTGTTTCTTGGCCACATACATCGCAGCGTCCGCTTCTTTTACAAGCATATCATGCTCAGCGTTGCGAGCTGTGCACATCCGAATACCGATACTAACCGTAATTAACACGTGATAACCTTCGACTGCATAAGGCGTCGTCAGTTTATCCAAAATTTGCGTGGCAGCCCGTTTTGCCATTATAGGATCGCAGTTTTTGAGAATCATTACGAACTCATCACCGCCAAGCCGGAATAACTCACGGCGTTTTTTAGACTCCACCTGTTGTAAGCGAACGCTGACCTCCCGAAGCAGTGCGTCTCCAACATGATGACCGAAGCGATCATTTATTTCTTTAAAGTGATCCAGATCGAGATAGAGAATGGCCATACTTTTTTTGCTGCGATATGTTTTCCAGAATTGTTCAAGCCCATGACGATTATATAGACCAGTAATACCGTCCCTAAAAGCTAGCTTCTTCAATACTGCTCTCTCAACAAGCATGGCACGCATTATTATGATTAGTACGGTAATGATGATGACCATAAAGGTGTTGAAGAAGAATGGAAGGTTCTGGTTAGAGTAGATTGGCTCGGGGAGTCTGAACAGTTGCGTGAAAAACAGCACCAGCATTCCCGTTATTGCGGCAATCATAATGGAGGTCGGGAAAATCTTAACCCATTTTTTTAAGCGCATGTTTTATCACCATATTTATTTTT from the Paenibacillus sp. BIHB 4019 genome contains:
- a CDS encoding class D sortase, which produces MRKIAITLVALGVLLLIYPQWNEWMADREQEKLLKEALLLMDTPEPVNTGAAQSYAQLNDMLNAGEEAEDEAASLLNDFQNGKPIATITIDRIDVLLPILDGATKANMKHAAVHMRETAIFGEEGNAAVAAHRAHTTGRLFNRLNEVEIGDDIVVQTSTAKFIYKVYETLIVEPTELSVLDSVPGENILTLITCDPLINPTHRLIVHARQIETL
- a CDS encoding GGDEF domain-containing protein — protein: MRLKKWVKIFPTSIMIAAITGMLVLFFTQLFRLPEPIYSNQNLPFFFNTFMVIIITVLIIIMRAMLVERAVLKKLAFRDGITGLYNRHGLEQFWKTYRSKKSMAILYLDLDHFKEINDRFGHHVGDALLREVSVRLQQVESKKRRELFRLGGDEFVMILKNCDPIMAKRAATQILDKLTTPYAVEGYHVLITVSIGIRMCTARNAEHDMLVKEADAAMYVAKKQGKNGFFVFREGRSKLPKEKYGNINQAKP